A genomic window from Lotus japonicus ecotype B-129 chromosome 1, LjGifu_v1.2 includes:
- the LOC130724943 gene encoding nuclear speckle RNA-binding protein A-like — translation MAEPYDPYAPSTAAPADGASIARSSFAGYIPSEPASLASPYPRFSNSAELRGIGADYLQNDINLSRVGPYSSVDDAVSSRVLSEPNIKGYSPLDDPVLRTKRDTSLGVNPDVSSERPIPKANREGLADSNVLFVDGLPRDCTRREVGHLFRPFIGYKDIRVVHKEPRRSGDKAMVLCFVEFDDSKCALTAMEALQGYKFDDKKPDSRTLKIQFAHFPFRPPADNGTTTT, via the exons ATGGCGGAACCCTACGACCCATACGCTCCTTCCACCGCCGCTCCCGCTGACGGAG CAAGCATTGCGAGGAGTAGCTTTGCTGGTTACATTCCATCTGAGCCAGCATCCTTGGCTTCGCCTTATCCTCGTTTCTCGAATTCGGCTGAATTGCGCGGAATCGGAGCAGATTACCTACAGAATGAT ATAAACTTGTCGAGGGTGGGGCCGTATAGTAGTGTTGATGATGCTGTTAGCTCCAGAGTTCTTTCTGAACCTAACATCAAGGGTTATTCGCCTCTTGACGATCCTGTTCTGAGGACGAAACGGGATACTTCATTGGGCGTTAATCCTGATGTGAGCAGTGAAAGGCCAATCCCTAAAGCCAATCGCGAAGGTCTTGCGGATTCAAACGTTCTATTTGTGGATGGTCTTCCGAGAGACTGCACTAGAAGGGAAGTTGGCC ATCTTTTCCGTCCCTTTATTGGCTATAAGGATATCAGAGTTGTTCACAAAGAGCCTAGACGT AGTGGAGACAAGGCTATGGTTTTGTGTTTTGTAGAGTTTGATGACTCCAAATGTGCTCTCACTGCCATGGAAGCTCTacaag GCTACAAGTTTGATGATAAAAAACCAGATTCACGGACCTTAAAAATCCAGTTTGCGCACTTTCCTTTCCGCCCGCCAGCTGATAACGGGACAACTACAACTTAA
- the LOC130724950 gene encoding uncharacterized protein LOC130724950 — MEDLKEEGNGGEEVLGSTLTMEKVAAAKKFIENHYRVQMKNIQDRKERRWILERKLASSDVPNEERINLIKDLERKETEYMRLKRHKICVDDFELLTIIGRGAFGEVRLCREKKSGNIYAMKKLKKSEMLRRGQVEHVRAERNLLAEVASHCIVKLYYSFQDADYLYLIMEYLPGGDIMTLLIREDTLHENVARFYIAQSVLAIESIHKHNYIHRDIKPDNLLLDKNGHMKLSDFGLCKPLDCITLPTLHENQTMDGEMAEPMDIDDADNRSSWRSPLEQLQHWQMNRRKLAFSTVGTPDYIAPEVLLKKGYGMECDWWSLGAIMYEMLVGYPPFYSDDPITTCRKIVHWRNHLRFPEDCRLTLEAKDLIYKLLCDVDHRLGTRGAPEIKAHPWFKGVEWDKVYEMEAAFKPQVNGELDTQNFMKFNEVDPPAAGKSGSGSSRKMLTPKDINFVGYTYKNFDAVKEGLRQSLGDSMQQYASNRAAEEAGLQMLASSGDPMMP; from the exons ATGGAGGATCTCAAGGAAGAAGGGAACGGAGGAGAGGAGGTGCTAGGGTCTACCTTGACCATGGAGAAGGTTGCTGCAGCGAAGAAGTTCATCGAGAATCACTACAGGGTTCAGATGAAGAACATTCAGGATCGGAAGGAGAG gCGTTGGATTTTAGAACGAAAGTTAGCTTCTTCAGATGTGCCAAATGAGGAACGGATCAACCTCATTAAAGATTTAGAGCGGAAGGAGACGGAATATATGAGATTGAAAAGGCACAAAATTTGTGTCGATGATTTTGAACTTCTGACCATCATTGGAAGGGGGGCCTTTGGGGAG GTTAGGCTGTGTCGGGAGAAGAAATCTGGAAATATTTATGCCATGAAAAAGCTGAAGAAATCTGAGATGCTTAGGAGAGGCCAG GTCGAACATGTTAGAGCTGAGAGGAACTTGCTAGCCGAAGTTGCCAGTCATTGCATTGTGAAGCTTTACTACTCATTTCAGGATGCTGACTACTTGTATTTAATTATGGAGTATCTTCCTGGGGGTGACATTATGACTCTTCTGATCAGGGAAGACACCTTACATGAAAATGTTGCTAGATTTTACATTGCTCAGAGTGTTCTGGCCATAGAGTCTATTCACAAGCACAATTACATTCACAG AGATATTAAACCTGATAACCTACTTCTGGATAAAAATGGTCACATGAAGCTGTCTGATTTTGGCCTGTGTAAGCCTCTTGATTGCATTACCTTGCCTACACTGCATGAAAATCAGACTATGGATGGTGAAATGGCAGAGCCAATGGATATCGATGATGCGGACAATCGGAGCAGCTGGAGAAGTCCACTTGAACAGCTTCAGCATTGGCAAATGAACAGGAGGAAGTTG GCATTTTCAACAGTGGGGACACCAGACTACATTGCTCCTGAAGTACTTTTGAAGAAAGGATATGGGATGGAATGTGATTG GTGGTCACTTGGAGCTATTATGTATGAAATGCTGGTTGGTTACCCTCCATTTTACTCCGATGACCCAATAACCACATGCAGAAAG ATTGTTCACTGGAGGAATCATTTAAGATTTCCAGAAGATTGCCGGTTAACTCTTGAGGCGAAGGATCTAATCTACAAATTGCTGTGTGATGTTGATCATAGGTTAGGGACTAGAGGGGCACCTGAAATCAAG GCTCATCCTTGGTTTAAGGGTGTTGAGTGGGATAAAGTGTATGAAATGGAGGCAGCATTTAAACCACAAGTCAATGGGGAGCTGGATACCCAAAACTTCATGAAATTTAATGAG GTAGATCCACCAGCGGCAGGAAAAAGTGGATCCGGATCCTCAAGAAAG ATGCTAACTCCCAAAGATATAAACTTTGTTGGTTACACTTACAAGAACTTTGATGCGGTAAAAGAAGGGCTGCGTCAGTCTTTAG GTGATTCCATGCAACAATATGCTTCTAATCGGGCAGCTGAGGAAGCGGGTTTACAAATGTTGGCATCATCCGGTGATCCGATGATGCCATAA
- the LOC130749383 gene encoding uncharacterized protein LOC130749383 codes for MGGCLSLCTLGGGQNPNMVTIWVMKEYKVHSSWTKFFVPPLDDFPYDSFAPMCFTKGVDLLGSSLCGRLVRFNGKGELSERRECRACNGICGILMHYNIYRESLLSLPGDFAKVEEEATENEKSIEDHVAREDEEAAVDEEK; via the coding sequence ATGGGAGGATGTCTCAGTTTGTGTACATTGGGCGGAGGTCAAAACCCCAACATGGTTACGATATGGGTCATGAAAGAATATAAAGTGCATTCTTCTTGGACTAAATTCTTTGTTCCACCTCTTGATGACTTTCCTTATGACTCATTTGCCCCGATGTGCTTTACTAAAGGTGTAGATCTTTTGGGATCAAGTTTATGTGGAAGATTAGTCCGGTTTAATGGCAAGGGAGAACTGAGTGAGCGTCGTGAATGTAGAGCATGCAATGGAATATGTGGAATACTAATGCATTATAATATTTATAGAGAGAGTCTACTATCACTTCCTGGTGACTTTGCTAAAGTTGAGGAAGAAGCAACAGAAAATGAGAAGTCAATTGAAGATCATGTAGCAAGAGAAGACGAGGAAGCAGCCGtagatgaagaaaaataa